The Populus trichocarpa isolate Nisqually-1 chromosome 2, P.trichocarpa_v4.1, whole genome shotgun sequence genome has a window encoding:
- the LOC7480700 gene encoding preprotein translocase subunit SCY2, chloroplastic, translating into MEATLGFTPRVFGFKPLSFRDQRTGSKLEECYPLCAKNKFSHKMNLAESGRRRFLLRNRPIIFRANKKISINSSDQHRPGYANADVSPLHEAIPPRSDDGAALLNLLDVNNLNSLQSPPKMFRNRFLNFGRMNSVINSAAESFFKSEIRRRLFVTAVLIVIGRVGYYIPLPGFDRRLIPRDYLSFVTGSVDELDFSTELKLSFFQLGISPQILASILMQVLCHVVPSLVKLRKEGLDGHEKIKSYIWWISLGFAIFEAIIVACYSLPYSVYAASQRVKHVMVTALLLVCGAMTMTWICDTISESGFGQGSSLIICVGILTGYTETLYKMLSQLSGSAASWWPYMFAVLGVFTIVTMWAVVVTEGCRKIKLQYYGFKLASAARDDSPITEVEPYIPFNINPSGMQPLLTTTYLLAVPSILAGILGSPFWERIKEILNPETSIGAEPWVYYSIYALFVFLFNIFDIANLPKEIADYLNKMGARIPNVKPGKATIEYLTKIQASTRFWGGLLLSVLATTSTILDHYLRRINEGFAIGFTSVLIIVGSIIELRRSYQAYNVMPSLSKALRRYGV; encoded by the exons ATGGAAGCAACTCTTGGCTTCACGCCTCGTGTGTTTGGATTCAAACCACTCAGTTTTCGAG ACCAACGGACTGGAAGTAAACTTGAAGAATGCTATCCCCTATGTGCAAAAAACAAGTTTTCTCATAAGATGAATCTAGCAGAATCTGGCCGAAGGCGTTTCTTGTTACGTAACAGACCTATTATTTTTagagcaaacaaaaaaatctctatCAATTCTTCAGATCAGCATCGACCTGGTTATGCAAATGCTGATGTATCGCCTTTACATGAAGCCATACCACCTAGATCTGATGATGGGGCTGCCCTTCTCAATCTGCTTGATGTCAATAACTTGAATAGTTTGCAATCCCCACCTAAAATGTTTCGAAACAGGTTCCTCAATTTTGGTCGGATGAATTCTGTTATCAATAGTGCTGCTGAATCATTTTTCAAGAGTGAGATAAGAAGGAGGTTATTTGTGACAGCTGTCCTAATTGTAATTGGTCGTGTTGGATATTATATTCCTTTGCCTGGATTTGATAGAAGGTTGATACCTCGAGATTATCTAAGCTTTGTCACTGGATCTGTTG ATGAATTGGATTTCTCAACGGAACTGAAACTGTCGTTCTTTCAGCTTGGAATCAGTCCTCAGATATTAGCATCAATACTCATGCAG GTACTCTGCCATGTTGTTCCATCCCTGGTAAAGCTGCGGAAAGAAGGCTTGGATGGCCATGAGAAGATTAAGAGTTATAT ATGGTGGATATCACTTGGCTTTGCAATATTTGAGGCAATCATAGTTGCTTGCTATTCACTTCCTTATTCAGTTTATGCAGCCAGTCAAAG GGTCAAGCATGTGATGGTGACAGCTCTTTTGTTGGTCTGCGGTGCAATGACTATGACATGGATCTGTGACACGATATCAGAATCTGGATTCG GTCAAGGTTCATCTCTAATTATTTGTGTGGGAATCCTGACGGGTTACACTGAAACATTATACAAGATGCTGTCTCAGCTCTCAG GGAGTGCTGCTAGTTGGTGGCCTTATATGTTCGCAGTATTGGGTGTTTTTACCATTGTCACCATGTGGGCAGTTGTGGTGACCGAGGGTTGCAGGAAAATAAAGCTGCAATACTATGGCTTTAAACTTGCATCTGCTGCAAG AGATGATTCCCCAATTACTGAAGTGGAGCCTTATATCCCTTTCAACATTAATCCATCTGGAATGCAGCCTCTTCTCACCACGACTTATCTCTTGGCTGTTCCCAGTATTCTTGCTGG TATCCTTGGTTCACCTTTCTGGGAGCGTATTAAGGAGATATTGAACCCCGAAACTTCTATTGGTGCAGAGCCCTGGGTTTACTATTCAATATATGCtttgtttgtctttttattcaatatatttgaCATT GCCAACTTGCCAAAGGAGATTGCAGATTACTTGAACAAAATGGGAGCTAGGATCCCAAATGTGAAACCTGGGAAGGCGACCATTGAGTACCTCACAAAGATCCAGGCATCAACACGTTTCTGGG GAGGTCTATTGTTGAGTGTATTGGCAACTACATCAACCATTCTTGATCATTACTTGCGTCGGATCAATGAGGGATTTGCAATTGGGTTTACATCGGTTCTAATTATC GTGGGTTCTATTATTGAACTAAGGAGATCTTATCAAGCATATAATGTTATGCCAAGTTTGAGCAAAGCTCTAAGGCGGTATGGTGTGTAA
- the LOC7480701 gene encoding general transcription and DNA repair factor IIH helicase subunit XPD isoform X2, whose amino-acid sequence MKFQIEDVTVYFPYDHIYPEQYSYMVELKRALDAKGHCLLEMPTGTGKTIALLSLITSYTISKPQGAIKLIYCTRTVHEMEKTLAELKLLHNYQVKHLGPAAKILAIGLSSRKNLCVNPNVLEANNRDSVDAACRKRTASWVRALAAENPNVETCEFFENYERAASGAVLPPGVYTLQDLRAYGKEKGWCPYFLARHMVQLANVVVYSYQYLLDPKVAGIISKEMQKESVVVFDEAHNIDNVCIEALSVSVRRQTLDGASRNISRIEQEINRFKATDANRLRDEYKRLVNGLALSGNLPGSDSWLSNPALPDDILREAVPGNIRRAEHFLHVLRRLLQYLTVRLDTENVEKESPISFVASINNQAGIDQKTLKFCYDRLHSLMLTLEITDTDEFLHVQTICDFATLVGTYSRGFSIIIEPFDERMPHIPDPVLQLSCHDASLAIKPVFDRFQSVVITSGTLSPIDLYPRLLNFHPVVSRSFKMSLTRDCICPMVLTRGSDQLPVSTKFDMRSDPGVVRNYGKLLVEMVSIVPDGIVCFFVSYSYMDGIINTWNESGLLKEIMQHKLVFIETQDVVETTLALDNYRRACDCGRGAVFFSVARGKVAEGIDFDRHYGRLVIMFGVPFQYTLSKILLARLEYLRDTFQIKEGDFLTFDALRQAAQCVGRVIRSKADYGMMIFADKSFFGRWLNHMTRLVLAVRKPCYHKKIWKRWMTAVSRRCCIKDLRMGTPFMLGLKTSFQFNF is encoded by the exons atgaaGTTTCAAATCGAGGACGTGACCGTATACTTCCCGTACGATCACATATACCCGGAGCAATACTCCTACATGGTGGAGCTAAAGCGTGCACTAGACGCTAAAGGTCACTGCCTGCTTGAAATGCCTACAGGAACGGGAAAGACAATAGCTTTACTATCATTAATCACAAGCTACACTATCTCTAAACCTCAAGGCGCAATCAAGCTAATTTACTGCACTCGCACAGTTCACGAGATGGAGAAAACCCTAGCCGAATTGAAGTTATTGCATAATTATCAAGTCAAGCACCTCGGCCCTGCTGCCAAGATTTTGGCGATTGGATTGTCTTCGAGGAAGAATTTGTGTGTAAATCCTAATGTTTTGGAAGCGAATAATAGGGATTCGGTTGATGCTGCGTGTCGGAAAAGGACTGCGAGTTGGGTTAGGGCTTTGGCCGCGGAGAATCCGAATGTCGAGACTTGtgagttttttgaaaattacgaGAGGGCTGCTTCTGGTGCTGTTTTGCCTCCTGGGGTTTATACTCTTcag GATCTAAGGGCATATGGGAAAGAGAAAGGGTGGTGTCCATATTTTTTGGCAAGGCATATGGTGCAGCTTGCGAATGTAGTGGTTTATAGTTACCAATACTTGCTTGATCCGAAGGTGGCTGGGATTATATCCAAGGAAATGCAGAAGGAATCTGTTGTTGTGTTTGACGAGGCGCATAATATCGATAATGTATGTATTGAAGCACTTAGTGTTAGTGTGAGGAGGCAAACACTTGATGGAGCATCAAGAAATATCTCAAGGATTGAACAAGAGATTAACAG GTTCAAGGCCACTGATGCTAATAGACTGCGTGATGAGTACAAGCGGCTTGTTAATGGTTTGGCATTAAGTGGAAACTTACCTG GCTCAGATTCCTGGCTTTCAAATCCTGCCTTGCCTGATGATATTCTGAGGGAAGCAGTTCCTGGAAATATTCGCCGGGCAGAACATTTTTTGCATGTTTTACGAAGATTGCTCCAGTATCTAACAGTGCGGTTGGATACTGAGAATGTTGAGAAGGAAAGCCCTATTAGCTTTGTTGCCTCCATAAACAACCAAGCTGGAATCGACCAGAAAACACTAAAGTTTTGTTATGATCGCCTACATTCACTTATGTTGACGTTGGAAATAACTGATACAGATGAGTTCTTGCATGTCCAAACAATATGTGACTTTGCAACACTAGTGGGGACATATTCTCGTGGATTTTCCATCATAATTGAACCTTTTGATGAGAGAATGCCACATATTCCTGACCCTGTATTACAG CTCAGTTGCCATGATGCTTCTCTTGCCATAAAGCCCGTGTTTGACCGGTTTCAGTCAGTCGTAATTACATCTGGAACTCTAAGCCCAATTGATCTCTATCCTCGACTTCTTAATTTCCACCCTGTTGTCAGTCGAAGCTTTAAGATGTCCTTGACAAGAGATTGCATATGTCCAATGGTTCTCACTCGTGGAAG TGATCAACTTCCAGTGAGTACCAAATTTGATATGAGAAGTGATCCTGGTGTTGTAAGGAATTATGGGAAGCTATTGGTGGAGATGGTTTCTATTGTTCCAGATGGAATTGTGTGCTTTTTTGTGAGTTATTCGTACATGGATGGGATTATCAACACCTGGAATGAAAGTGGACTTCTAAAG GAAATAATGCAACATAAGCTTGTCTTTATTGAGACCCAAGATGTGGTAGAAACTACTTTGGCTCTTGACAACTATCGTAGGGCTTGTGATTGTGGGAGAGGTgctgtttttttctctgttgCCAG GGGAAAAGTAGCTGAAGGAATAGATTTTGATCGGCATTATGGCAGACTAGTGATCATGTTTGGTGTTCCTTTCCAGTACACCTTAAGCAA GATACTACTTGCACGGTTGGAGTATCTAAGGGACACATTTCAGATTAAGGAAGGGGATTTCCTAACATTTGATGCCCTG AGACAAGCTGCTCAATGTGTGGGCCGAGTGATCCGGTCAAAGGCTGATTACGGAATGATGATATTTGCTGACAAAAG TTTCTTCGGAAGATGGCTCAACCATATGACAAGACTGGTTCTAGCGGTAAGAAAACCCTGTTATCACAAGAAGATTTGGAAAAGATGGATGACAGCGGTAAGCAGGCGATGCTGTATTAAGGATCTGAGAATGGGCACACCTTTCATGTTGGGTTTGAAAACATCTTTCCAATTTAACTTCTAA
- the LOC7480701 gene encoding general transcription and DNA repair factor IIH helicase subunit XPD isoform X1 gives MKFQIEDVTVYFPYDHIYPEQYSYMVELKRALDAKGHCLLEMPTGTGKTIALLSLITSYTISKPQGAIKLIYCTRTVHEMEKTLAELKLLHNYQVKHLGPAAKILAIGLSSRKNLCVNPNVLEANNRDSVDAACRKRTASWVRALAAENPNVETCEFFENYERAASGAVLPPGVYTLQDLRAYGKEKGWCPYFLARHMVQLANVVVYSYQYLLDPKVAGIISKEMQKESVVVFDEAHNIDNVCIEALSVSVRRQTLDGASRNISRIEQEINRFKATDANRLRDEYKRLVNGLALSGNLPGSDSWLSNPALPDDILREAVPGNIRRAEHFLHVLRRLLQYLTVRLDTENVEKESPISFVASINNQAGIDQKTLKFCYDRLHSLMLTLEITDTDEFLHVQTICDFATLVGTYSRGFSIIIEPFDERMPHIPDPVLQLSCHDASLAIKPVFDRFQSVVITSGTLSPIDLYPRLLNFHPVVSRSFKMSLTRDCICPMVLTRGSDQLPVSTKFDMRSDPGVVRNYGKLLVEMVSIVPDGIVCFFVSYSYMDGIINTWNESGLLKEIMQHKLVFIETQDVVETTLALDNYRRACDCGRGAVFFSVARGKVAEGIDFDRHYGRLVIMFGVPFQYTLSKILLARLEYLRDTFQIKEGDFLTFDALRQAAQCVGRVIRSKADYGMMIFADKRYSRHDKRSKLPGWILSHLRDAHLNLSTDMALHIAREFLRKMAQPYDKTGSSGKKTLLSQEDLEKMDDSGKQAMLY, from the exons atgaaGTTTCAAATCGAGGACGTGACCGTATACTTCCCGTACGATCACATATACCCGGAGCAATACTCCTACATGGTGGAGCTAAAGCGTGCACTAGACGCTAAAGGTCACTGCCTGCTTGAAATGCCTACAGGAACGGGAAAGACAATAGCTTTACTATCATTAATCACAAGCTACACTATCTCTAAACCTCAAGGCGCAATCAAGCTAATTTACTGCACTCGCACAGTTCACGAGATGGAGAAAACCCTAGCCGAATTGAAGTTATTGCATAATTATCAAGTCAAGCACCTCGGCCCTGCTGCCAAGATTTTGGCGATTGGATTGTCTTCGAGGAAGAATTTGTGTGTAAATCCTAATGTTTTGGAAGCGAATAATAGGGATTCGGTTGATGCTGCGTGTCGGAAAAGGACTGCGAGTTGGGTTAGGGCTTTGGCCGCGGAGAATCCGAATGTCGAGACTTGtgagttttttgaaaattacgaGAGGGCTGCTTCTGGTGCTGTTTTGCCTCCTGGGGTTTATACTCTTcag GATCTAAGGGCATATGGGAAAGAGAAAGGGTGGTGTCCATATTTTTTGGCAAGGCATATGGTGCAGCTTGCGAATGTAGTGGTTTATAGTTACCAATACTTGCTTGATCCGAAGGTGGCTGGGATTATATCCAAGGAAATGCAGAAGGAATCTGTTGTTGTGTTTGACGAGGCGCATAATATCGATAATGTATGTATTGAAGCACTTAGTGTTAGTGTGAGGAGGCAAACACTTGATGGAGCATCAAGAAATATCTCAAGGATTGAACAAGAGATTAACAG GTTCAAGGCCACTGATGCTAATAGACTGCGTGATGAGTACAAGCGGCTTGTTAATGGTTTGGCATTAAGTGGAAACTTACCTG GCTCAGATTCCTGGCTTTCAAATCCTGCCTTGCCTGATGATATTCTGAGGGAAGCAGTTCCTGGAAATATTCGCCGGGCAGAACATTTTTTGCATGTTTTACGAAGATTGCTCCAGTATCTAACAGTGCGGTTGGATACTGAGAATGTTGAGAAGGAAAGCCCTATTAGCTTTGTTGCCTCCATAAACAACCAAGCTGGAATCGACCAGAAAACACTAAAGTTTTGTTATGATCGCCTACATTCACTTATGTTGACGTTGGAAATAACTGATACAGATGAGTTCTTGCATGTCCAAACAATATGTGACTTTGCAACACTAGTGGGGACATATTCTCGTGGATTTTCCATCATAATTGAACCTTTTGATGAGAGAATGCCACATATTCCTGACCCTGTATTACAG CTCAGTTGCCATGATGCTTCTCTTGCCATAAAGCCCGTGTTTGACCGGTTTCAGTCAGTCGTAATTACATCTGGAACTCTAAGCCCAATTGATCTCTATCCTCGACTTCTTAATTTCCACCCTGTTGTCAGTCGAAGCTTTAAGATGTCCTTGACAAGAGATTGCATATGTCCAATGGTTCTCACTCGTGGAAG TGATCAACTTCCAGTGAGTACCAAATTTGATATGAGAAGTGATCCTGGTGTTGTAAGGAATTATGGGAAGCTATTGGTGGAGATGGTTTCTATTGTTCCAGATGGAATTGTGTGCTTTTTTGTGAGTTATTCGTACATGGATGGGATTATCAACACCTGGAATGAAAGTGGACTTCTAAAG GAAATAATGCAACATAAGCTTGTCTTTATTGAGACCCAAGATGTGGTAGAAACTACTTTGGCTCTTGACAACTATCGTAGGGCTTGTGATTGTGGGAGAGGTgctgtttttttctctgttgCCAG GGGAAAAGTAGCTGAAGGAATAGATTTTGATCGGCATTATGGCAGACTAGTGATCATGTTTGGTGTTCCTTTCCAGTACACCTTAAGCAA GATACTACTTGCACGGTTGGAGTATCTAAGGGACACATTTCAGATTAAGGAAGGGGATTTCCTAACATTTGATGCCCTG AGACAAGCTGCTCAATGTGTGGGCCGAGTGATCCGGTCAAAGGCTGATTACGGAATGATGATATTTGCTGACAAAAG GTATAGCCGTCATGACAAGCGCTCTAAATTGCCTGGTTGGATTTTGTCTCATTTACGTGATGCACACCTGAATTTGAGCACTGACATGGCACTGCATATAGCACGCGAG TTTCTTCGGAAGATGGCTCAACCATATGACAAGACTGGTTCTAGCGGTAAGAAAACCCTGTTATCACAAGAAGATTTGGAAAAGATGGATGACAGCGGTAAGCAGGCGATGCTGTATTAA